A genomic region of Pyrus communis chromosome 14, drPyrComm1.1, whole genome shotgun sequence contains the following coding sequences:
- the LOC137714209 gene encoding potassium transporter 5-like, whose translation MPDIVENSTDPVSQDHQEVSDHPDRDEDQLEGKKLSWERLPRDDSLDLESRSLTVPHGHASKDEDWLVTMHLSFQSIGIVFGDLGTSPLYMYASIFNKGINHDDDILGVLSLLFYILTLIPLIKYTFIVLRATDNGEGGTFALYSLLCRYAKIGLTPSQQPEDRDVSNFELEFPTKSVKRASRLKSLLENSPVAKVFLLFATMLGTSMVIGDGILTPSLSVLSAVVGIKQATSAMTDDRIVWISVAILIGLFMVQRFGTDKIGYSFAPIICIWFIMVAGIGVYNFIKFDPTVVKALNPKYIVDYFRRNKHDAWISIGGIVLAITGTEALFADVGHFTVRSIQLSMCAITYPALVLTYAGQASFLRKNHLLVADTFFKSLPKPLYWPMFVVSVLSSIISSQAMISGTFSIIQQSLSLGCFPRVKIVHTSTKYAGQVYIPEVNYLLMLACVGVTLGFRTLERIGNAYGIAVVFVMTLTSSFLVLIMIMIWKTNIVLIISYVLVIGSVEFLCLSSMLYKFDQGGYLPLAFAAVLMFVMFVWNDVHRRKYYYELDQKISPEQLKKTAIDGNFCRMPGLAIFYSELVQGIPPIFNHYAANVPALHSVLVFVSIKSLPISKVPLEERFLFRRVEPKDLNVFRCVVRYGYTDVRNENEPFEGLLVEKMKEFIKDSFWISHRNNMHSTDGEIKFGIKEEVQDWTLVNSGENGKEDSKRQVDDQDKQQDLLDREIEAIDKAWRQGVVHLIGENEVTAAEGAGIVSRLLIDYAYNFLKRNLRQTDQVFNIPHKRMLKVGMTYEI comes from the exons ATGCCTGATATAGTGGAAAACTCCACAGATCCAGTAAGCCAAGATCATCAGGAAGTTTCTGATCATCCTGATCGTGATGAGGATCAACTCGAAGGGAAGAAACTTTCATGGGAAAGGTTGCCAAGAGACGACTCCTTGGACCTTGAGTCACGCAGCTTAACAGTTCCCCATGGCCATGCGTCCAAG GATGAGGACTGGCTGGTGACAATGCACCTGTCATTTCAGAGCATTGGGATAGTTTTTGGTGACCTCGGTACATCACCTCTCTATATGTATGCGAGCATCTTCAACAAAGGCATCAACCATGACGATGACATTTTGGGTGTTCTTTCCTTGCTCTTTTACATTCTCACCTTAATCCCTCTGATTAAGTACACTTTTATCGTCTTACGGGCCACCGATAATGGCGAAG gAGGGACGTTCGCACTATACTCTTTGCTGTGTCGATACGCCAAGATTGGTCTGACTCCGAGTCAACAGCCAGAGGATCGTGATGTTTCAAATTTTGAGCTCGAGTTCCCTACCAAAAGTGTAAAGAGGGCATCAAGGCTTAAATCTTTATTAGAGAACAGCCCAGTCGCTAAAGTCTTTCTATTATTCGCCACCATGCTTGGTACTTCCATGGTCATTGGCGATGGTATCCTCACTCCTTCCCTCTCAG TTCTGTCGGCTGTGGTAGGAATCAAACAAGCTACATCTGCCATGACGGATG ACCGGATTGTTTGGATATCAGTAGCCATCTTGATTGGCCTATTCATGGTTCAAAGATTTGGAActgataaaataggctacagtTTTGCACCAATTATTTGCATTTGGTTTATCATGGTTGCTGGAATTGGCGTCTACAACTTCATCAAGTTTGATCCGACGGTGGTCAAGGCTCTAAACCCAAAATACATAGTAGATTACTTCAGAAGGAACAAACATGATGCTTGGATTTCTATTGGTGGCATTGTCTTAGCCATAACAG GAACTGAAGCTTTATTTGCTGACGTGGGACACTTCACAGTACGGTCCATTCAACTAAGTATGTGCGCAATTACTTATCCAGCTCTCGTATTGACATACGCTGGACAAGCTTCTTTTCTTCGCAAGAACCATCTTCTTGTTGCAGATACCTTCTTCAAGTCGCTACCAA AACCTTTGTATTGGCCTATGTTTGTAGTGAGTGTACTGTCATCGATCATATCTAGTCAAGCTATGATTTCAGGGACTTTCTCTATAATCCAACAATCACTATCATTAGGGTGTTTCCCTCGTGTGAAAATCGTGCACACATCGACCAAGTATGCCGGACAAGTTTACATTCCGGAAGTGAACTACCTTCTCATGTTGGCTTGTGTTGGAGTCACCTTAGGGTTTCGAACCCTTGAAAGGATCGGCAATGCATATG GTATAGCAGTGGTGTTTGTAATGACGCTTACATCATCCTTCCTAGTGCTAATCATGATCATGATATGGAAGACCAACATAGTCCTCATCATCTCATATGTTCTTGTCATTGGAAGTGTAGAGTTTCTGTGTCTAAGTTCAATGCTGTACAAATTTGACCAGGGCGGATATCTTCCCCTCGCGTTTGCCGCAGTGTTGATGTTTGTAATGTTTGTGTGGAATGATGTGCATCGAAGAAAGTACTATTACGAGCTTGATCAGAAAATTTCTCCCGAACAGCTCAAGAAAACCGCCATTGACGGAAATTTTTGCCGCATGCCTGGCCTTGCCATCTTCTATTCCGAACTTGTTCAAGGCATCCCGCCGATCTTCAATCATTACGCTGCGAATGTTCCTGCATTGCACTCCGTCCTTGTTTTTGTCTCGATCAAATCATTGCCTATAAGCAAGGTTCCGCTAGAAGAGCGCTTTCTTTTTCGGAGAGTGGAGCCTAAGGATCTGAATGTGTTCCGATGTGTTGTAAGGTACGGGTACACGGATGTTCGCAATGAGAATGAACCCTTCGAAGGATTGTTGGTGGAAAAGATGAAAGAGTTCATAAAGGACAGTTTTTGGATATCTCATAGAAATAATATGCACAGTACTGATGGGGAGATCAAGTTTGGGATCAAGGAAGAAGTCCAAGACTGGACTTTGGTGAACAGTGGAGAGAATGGAAAGGAGGATTCAAAGCGGCAAGTTGATGATCAAGATAAGCAACAAGATTTGTTGGACAGAGAGATTGAGGCAATAGACAAAGCATGGAGGCAGGGAGTTGTTCATTTGATTGGGGAAAATGAAGTGACCG